In the genome of Sebastes umbrosus isolate fSebUmb1 chromosome 14, fSebUmb1.pri, whole genome shotgun sequence, one region contains:
- the nubp1 gene encoding cytosolic Fe-S cluster assembly factor nubp1 yields MSDVPDNAPEHCPGTQSEQAGKTSSCQGCPNQKTCASGASKAPDPAIAEIGEKLSTVKHKILVLSGKGGVGKSTFSAHLAHALASDYTKEVALLDVDICGPSIPRIMGLEGEQVHQSGSGWSPVYVEENLAVMSIGFLLSSPDDAVIWRGPKKNGMIKQFLRDVDWGELDYLIVDTPPGTSDEHLSIIQYLSSTHVDGAVIITTPQEVSLQDVRKEIRFCQKVKLPIIGVVENMSGFVCPSCKNTSQIFPPTSGGAERMCADLNLPLLGKVPLDPRIARSCDEGKSFLTEVPDSPAAKVYQSIVQSIQDYCSNRETEEQSTT; encoded by the exons ATGTCAGACGTACCAGATAATGCACCGGAGC ACTGCCCGGGTACACAAAGTGAGCAAGCAGGAAAGACTTCGTCATGTCAGGGCTGTCCCAACCAGAAAACCTGTGCTTCTGGAGCCTCCAAGGCCCCCGACCCTG CCATCGCAGAGATCGGAGAGAAGCTGTCGACGGTCAAACATAAGATCCTCGTGTTGTCTGGGAAAGGAGGAGTGGGGAAGAGTACCTTCAGCGCTCACCTGGCTCATGCCCTGGCAAGTGACTACACTAAGGAG GTCGCTCTCCTGGATGTAGATATCTGTGGTCCGTCCATTCCTAGGATCATGGGCTTAGAGGGAGAGCAG GTTCACCAGAGCGGCTCAGGCTGGTCTCCTGTG TATGTGGAAGAAAACCTGGCAGTCATGTCCATTGGCTTCCTGCTCAGTAGCCCTGATGATGCTGTGATCTGGAGAGGACCCAAGAAGAATG GGATGATCAAGCAGTTTTTGAGGGACGTTGACTGGGGGGAACTTGATTACCTCATCGTGGACACGCCCCCCGGCACGTCCGACGAACACTTGTCGATCATCCAGTACCTGAGCTCCACCCACGTCGACGGAGCCGTCATCATCACCACGCCACAG gaGGTATCATTGCAGGATGTGCGAAAGGAGATCAGGTTCTGTCAGAAGGTCAAGCTGCCGATCATCGGAGTGGTGGAGAACATGAGTGGCTTTGTCTGCCCTTCATGCAAG AACACGTCTCAGATCTTCCCTCCCACCAGCGGGGGCGCAGAGCGAATGTGTGCGGATCTAAATCTACCCCTGTTAGGAAAGGTACCTCTAGACCCGAGGATAGCACGAAGCTGCGACGAGGGCAAGTCTTTCCTCACTGAAGTACCCGACTCTCCTGCTGCTAAAGTCTACCAGAGTATTGTGCAGA gtaTTCAGGACTACTGTTCCAACCgtgagacagaggagcagagcaccACCTGA